The following coding sequences are from one Ancylobacter sp. TS-1 window:
- a CDS encoding DUF488 family protein has product MTAPLFTIGYEQVSSSAVLDTLEGAGVGLLVDVRAVAASRRAGFSKNILAAGLREREIDYLHLRGLGTPAEGRQAARGGDYGTLRRIYDAHLATPTAQEQLDELVGLVAAGRRVCLLCFERHPEHCHRQMIAELICERVGVEVEHLAAPPV; this is encoded by the coding sequence ATGACCGCCCCGCTCTTCACCATCGGATACGAACAGGTCTCCTCCTCCGCCGTGCTCGACACGCTGGAGGGGGCGGGCGTCGGGCTGCTGGTCGACGTGCGGGCGGTGGCCGCCTCGCGCCGGGCCGGCTTCTCCAAGAACATCCTGGCCGCCGGGCTGCGCGAGCGCGAGATCGACTATCTGCACCTGCGCGGTCTCGGCACGCCGGCGGAAGGCCGGCAGGCGGCGCGCGGCGGCGATTACGGCACGCTGCGCCGCATCTACGACGCCCATCTCGCCACGCCCACCGCGCAGGAACAGCTCGACGAACTCGTCGGTCTCGTGGCGGCGGGCCGGCGCGTCTGCCTGCTCTGCTTCGAGCGCCATCCCGAACATTGCCACCGCCAGATGATCGCCGAGCTGATCTGCGAGCGGGTGGGCGTCGAGGTCGAGCACCTGGCGGCGCCGCCGGTCTGA
- a CDS encoding lysine-2,3-aminomutase-like protein, giving the protein MNRPLASPAVAALPARTLRGLDELGEAGLLPAEAARDDLARVAARYAVAVTPALAGLIDRDDAADPIARQFVPDARELETHPQELGDPIGDGAHSPVPGIVHRYPDRVLLKLVGVCAVYCRFCFRREMVGPGAETSLSDAALDAALAYVAAHPEIWEVVVTGGDPLVVAPRRLADLMARLAAIGHVKIVRFHTRVPVAAPERVTPALVEALRAPDVTTYVAVHANHARELASEARAALARLADAGLALVGQSVLLAGVNDDAQTLAALFRALVECRVKPYYLHHPDLAPGTAHFRLTIERGQELMRALRGRVSGLALPTYVLDIPGGHGKVPVGPSWLEPAPEGWRVTDYCGGVHAYGEAV; this is encoded by the coding sequence ATGAACCGCCCCCTTGCTTCTCCCGCCGTCGCCGCGCTGCCGGCCCGCACGCTGCGCGGGCTCGACGAGCTCGGCGAGGCCGGCCTGCTGCCGGCCGAGGCCGCGCGCGACGACCTCGCCCGCGTCGCCGCCCGCTACGCCGTGGCGGTCACGCCGGCCCTTGCCGGCCTGATCGACCGCGATGACGCCGCCGATCCCATCGCCCGCCAGTTCGTGCCCGATGCGCGCGAACTGGAGACGCACCCGCAGGAACTGGGCGATCCCATCGGCGACGGGGCGCACAGCCCGGTGCCGGGCATCGTTCACCGCTACCCCGACCGCGTTCTGCTGAAGCTGGTGGGGGTTTGCGCCGTCTATTGCCGTTTCTGCTTCCGCCGCGAGATGGTGGGGCCCGGCGCCGAGACCAGCCTGTCCGACGCGGCGCTCGACGCCGCGCTCGCCTATGTCGCCGCCCATCCGGAAATCTGGGAAGTGGTGGTGACGGGTGGCGATCCGCTTGTCGTCGCGCCGCGCCGGCTGGCCGACCTCATGGCCCGGCTTGCCGCCATCGGCCATGTGAAGATCGTGCGCTTCCATACCCGCGTGCCGGTGGCGGCGCCCGAGCGGGTGACGCCGGCGCTGGTGGAGGCGTTGCGCGCGCCTGATGTGACGACCTATGTCGCGGTGCATGCCAACCACGCCCGCGAGCTGGCGTCCGAGGCCCGCGCCGCTCTGGCCCGGCTGGCGGATGCCGGCCTCGCGCTCGTCGGCCAGAGCGTGCTGCTCGCCGGGGTGAACGACGACGCGCAGACGCTCGCCGCGCTGTTCCGCGCCCTCGTCGAGTGCCGGGTGAAGCCCTATTACCTGCACCATCCCGACCTCGCGCCGGGCACCGCGCATTTCCGCCTGACCATCGAGCGTGGGCAGGAACTGATGCGAGCGTTGCGCGGTCGCGTCTCCGGCCTCGCGCTCCCGACCTATGTGCTCGACATACCCGGCGGCCACGGCAAGGTGCCGGTCGGCCCCTCCTGGCTGGAGCCGGCGCCGGAAGGCTGGCGCGTCACCGATTATTGCGGCGGCGTGCATGCCTATGGGGAGGCGGTGTGA
- a CDS encoding TRAP transporter small permease subunit: MQSILLGVDRVNAFIGKLFAWCIVILMVAICYEVYCRYVLRAPTTWAYDVSLMLYGALFMMAGAYTLSRNGHVRGDFIYRKWAPTTQAKSDLVLYFLFYFPGILALIYSGWGYFYLSWLLNEHSSFSPEGPVIWPFKAIIPFVGVMMLFQGVVEVVRCWICIRDGDWPQRLHDVEELEKVILDEAAAKAAAEEEAANAAEREATTRGSL, encoded by the coding sequence ATGCAATCCATCCTTCTCGGCGTTGACCGGGTGAACGCCTTCATCGGCAAGCTGTTCGCCTGGTGCATCGTCATCCTCATGGTAGCGATCTGCTACGAGGTGTACTGCCGCTATGTCCTGCGCGCCCCCACCACCTGGGCCTATGACGTCAGCCTGATGCTCTATGGCGCCCTGTTCATGATGGCGGGCGCCTACACGTTGTCGCGCAACGGCCATGTGCGGGGCGACTTCATCTACCGGAAGTGGGCGCCGACGACGCAGGCCAAGAGCGATCTGGTCCTGTATTTCCTGTTCTATTTCCCCGGCATCCTGGCGCTGATCTATTCGGGCTGGGGGTATTTCTACCTCTCCTGGCTGCTGAACGAGCATTCCTCCTTCAGCCCCGAAGGCCCGGTCATCTGGCCGTTCAAGGCCATCATTCCCTTCGTCGGCGTGATGATGCTGTTCCAAGGCGTGGTCGAGGTCGTGCGCTGCTGGATATGCATCCGCGACGGCGACTGGCCGCAGCGCCTGCACGATGTGGAGGAACTGGAGAAGGTCATCCTCGACGAAGCCGCCGCCAAGGCCGCCGCAGAAGAAGAAGCCGCCAACGCCGCCGAGCGTGAGGCCACGACCCGGGGGTCCCTGTGA
- a CDS encoding TRAP transporter substrate-binding protein → MTDTSGKNADARHEVRTSRRRFIATAAAAAAGVTVAAPAVHAQAPIKLKFQSTWPNKDIFHEFAGDYVKRVNAMTGGRVELEILPAGSVVPAFQMLDAVSSGILDGGHGVAAYWYGKSKAFSLFGTAPAFGWDADELLGWVRYGGGQQLYDDLVQNTLKLNVVGMLTGPMPSQPLGWFKKEITSADDMKGMKYRTVGLGADLFKEFGAAVTIVPGGEIVPAIDRGLLDGAEFNNPSSDLILGFPDVAKVYMLGSYHQALECFEILFNKTKFDSLPSDVQEILKGASDATSSTMMWKAQDRYSKDLAAIKARGVKVLPTPKAVLEAQLKAWDVVIANLSTDPVFKKVVDSQKEWAKRIVGFRLEYEPDSKFAYDHFFKTA, encoded by the coding sequence ATGACCGATACGTCAGGGAAGAATGCGGACGCGCGTCACGAGGTCCGCACCAGCCGTCGCCGCTTCATCGCCACGGCTGCGGCCGCCGCCGCCGGCGTCACCGTCGCGGCTCCGGCCGTGCATGCGCAGGCCCCCATCAAGCTGAAATTCCAGTCGACCTGGCCGAACAAGGACATCTTCCACGAGTTCGCCGGCGACTATGTGAAGCGCGTCAACGCCATGACCGGCGGTCGCGTCGAGCTGGAAATCCTGCCGGCCGGCTCGGTCGTCCCCGCCTTCCAGATGCTCGACGCCGTGTCCTCGGGCATTCTCGACGGCGGCCATGGCGTCGCCGCCTACTGGTATGGCAAGAGCAAGGCCTTCTCGCTGTTCGGCACCGCGCCCGCCTTTGGCTGGGACGCCGACGAACTGCTGGGCTGGGTACGCTATGGCGGTGGCCAGCAGCTCTATGACGACCTCGTCCAGAACACGCTGAAGCTGAACGTCGTCGGCATGCTGACCGGCCCGATGCCGAGCCAGCCGCTCGGCTGGTTCAAGAAGGAAATCACCAGCGCCGACGACATGAAGGGCATGAAGTACCGCACCGTCGGCCTCGGCGCGGACCTCTTCAAGGAGTTCGGCGCGGCGGTGACCATCGTTCCCGGCGGCGAAATCGTCCCGGCGATCGACCGCGGCCTGCTCGACGGCGCCGAGTTCAACAACCCGTCTTCCGACCTCATCCTCGGCTTCCCCGACGTGGCCAAGGTCTACATGCTCGGCAGCTACCATCAGGCGCTCGAGTGCTTCGAGATCCTGTTCAACAAGACGAAGTTCGACAGCCTGCCTTCCGACGTGCAGGAGATCCTCAAGGGCGCGTCCGACGCCACCTCCTCCACCATGATGTGGAAGGCCCAGGACCGCTACTCCAAGGATCTCGCGGCCATCAAGGCGCGCGGCGTGAAGGTGCTGCCGACCCCGAAGGCGGTGCTGGAAGCCCAGCTCAAGGCCTGGGACGTCGTGATCGCCAACCTCTCGACCGACCCCGTCTTCAAGAAGGTGGTCGACAGCCAGAAGGAATGGGCCAAGCGCATCGTCGGCTTCCGTCTCGAATACGAGCCGGACTCCAAGTTCGCCTACGACCACTTCTTCAAGACGGCCTGA
- a CDS encoding ATP-binding protein, translating to MKIGIDLGTNGAGQPVRLDLEELLSTRLLVQGNSGSGKSHLLRRLLEQSAGHVQQAIIDPEGDFVGLAERFGHVVIDAERTAGEIGRIAARIRRHRASVVFNLEGLDADAQMRSAAAFLNGLFDAEREHWYPMLVIVDEAQLFAPSGASEISEEARRVSLSAMTNLMCRGRKRGLAGVIATQRLAKLAKNVAAEASNFLMGRTFLDIDMARAADLLGMEKRQAESFRDLNTGSFVALGPALSRRPLPVKIGHVETASRNGRPELMPPPELDSAQIQDLIFDDLATEPLPAPPPRAAVPATDELLDTIEDTPAPAPVPVDPEAAAAFDAEREALVEEIVRQFVADPEAPFRSAAALYPDFLVHCRVRRVGSKVPDLADFTRRLAIARAGLEARIGDEGWQRAVNQAAGLPEEMQGVFLLLARAGMDGAPSPADEALARAYGSRSPSRGRWLLTYMEERGHLVCEADFRGRRVVRFPALGWKTAPGDPKALTA from the coding sequence ATGAAGATCGGTATCGATCTGGGAACCAACGGCGCCGGCCAGCCGGTGCGGCTCGATCTGGAGGAGCTGCTGTCCACGCGCCTGCTGGTGCAGGGCAATTCCGGTTCCGGCAAGTCGCATCTGCTGCGCCGGCTGCTGGAGCAGAGCGCCGGCCATGTGCAGCAGGCGATCATCGACCCCGAGGGCGATTTCGTCGGGCTGGCCGAGCGCTTCGGTCACGTCGTCATCGATGCCGAGCGCACCGCCGGCGAGATCGGCCGCATCGCCGCGCGCATCCGCCGCCACCGCGCCTCGGTGGTGTTCAACCTCGAGGGGCTGGATGCCGACGCGCAGATGCGCTCGGCCGCCGCCTTCCTCAACGGCCTGTTCGACGCCGAGCGCGAGCACTGGTACCCCATGCTGGTGATCGTCGACGAGGCGCAGCTCTTCGCTCCCTCCGGCGCCAGCGAAATCTCGGAGGAGGCGCGCCGCGTCTCGCTTTCGGCGATGACCAACCTGATGTGTCGCGGCCGCAAGCGCGGCCTTGCCGGCGTCATCGCCACCCAGCGCCTCGCCAAGCTCGCCAAGAATGTCGCCGCCGAGGCGTCGAACTTCCTCATGGGGCGCACCTTCCTCGACATCGACATGGCCCGCGCGGCGGACCTGCTCGGCATGGAGAAGCGGCAGGCCGAGAGTTTCCGCGACCTCAACACCGGCTCCTTCGTGGCGCTCGGCCCCGCCCTGTCGCGCCGCCCGCTGCCGGTGAAGATTGGCCATGTGGAAACCGCCAGCCGCAACGGGCGCCCCGAGCTGATGCCGCCGCCCGAACTCGACTCGGCGCAGATCCAGGACCTGATCTTCGACGATCTGGCCACCGAGCCGCTGCCGGCCCCGCCGCCGCGTGCCGCCGTGCCGGCGACCGACGAGCTTCTGGACACCATCGAGGACACGCCGGCCCCCGCGCCGGTGCCGGTCGACCCGGAGGCCGCCGCCGCCTTCGATGCCGAGCGCGAGGCGCTGGTCGAGGAGATCGTGCGCCAGTTCGTGGCCGATCCGGAGGCGCCGTTCCGCTCCGCCGCCGCGCTCTATCCCGATTTCCTCGTGCATTGCCGGGTCCGCCGGGTCGGCTCGAAGGTGCCGGACCTTGCCGACTTCACCCGCCGCCTCGCCATCGCCCGCGCCGGGCTGGAGGCGCGCATCGGCGACGAGGGCTGGCAGCGCGCGGTGAATCAGGCGGCCGGCCTGCCGGAAGAGATGCAGGGCGTGTTCCTGCTGCTGGCCCGCGCCGGCATGGACGGGGCGCCGTCCCCGGCCGACGAGGCGCTGGCGCGCGCCTATGGCAGCCGCTCGCCCTCGCGCGGGCGCTGGCTGCTGACCTATATGGAGGAGCGCGGCCACCTCGTCTGCGAGGCGGATTTCCGCGGCCGGCGCGTGGTGCGCTTCCCCGCGCTCGGCTGGAAGACCGCGCCGGGCGACCCCAAGGCGCTGACCGCCTGA
- a CDS encoding XdhC family protein, whose amino-acid sequence MRAGDDDVLRVAAEWRRAGRGVALATVVATWGSAPRPVGSHLAIDGEGNFLGSISGGCVEGAVVAEAAEVIAGGGARLVEFGVADETAWQVGLSCGGRIAVYVERVD is encoded by the coding sequence ATGCGCGCAGGCGACGACGACGTATTGCGGGTGGCCGCCGAGTGGCGGCGGGCGGGGCGGGGCGTGGCGCTGGCGACGGTGGTCGCCACCTGGGGCTCGGCGCCCCGGCCGGTCGGCAGCCATCTGGCGATCGACGGCGAGGGCAACTTCCTCGGCTCGATCTCCGGCGGCTGCGTGGAAGGCGCCGTCGTCGCCGAGGCGGCCGAGGTGATCGCCGGCGGCGGGGCGCGCCTCGTCGAATTCGGCGTCGCCGACGAGACCGCCTGGCAGGTCGGGCTGTCCTGCGGCGGACGCATCGCGGTCTATGTCGAGAGGGTCGACTGA
- a CDS encoding nucleotidyltransferase family protein, producing the protein MPAEGAGEPPAGGRTAAVVLAAGLGSRMPEAHKLTVPLGGEPLVRRAVTAALASAARPVVVVTGHAAEAVRAALAGLDVEFAHNPDFAAGLSTSLRTGIRALPEAVDRAVVMLGDMPAIEGALVDRLAGAIDVPAGRLIAVPVAQGRRGNPVAWSRRMFPALTALEGDIGAREIIAANAGLVAEVAAEGEAVFLDIDTRDELEALALHELAARADVDAEAALDGMRAEDA; encoded by the coding sequence ATGCCGGCGGAAGGGGCGGGGGAGCCGCCGGCCGGCGGGCGTACCGCCGCCGTGGTGCTGGCGGCGGGGCTGGGCTCGCGCATGCCGGAGGCGCACAAGCTGACCGTGCCGCTCGGTGGCGAGCCGCTGGTGCGGCGGGCGGTGACGGCGGCGCTGGCCTCGGCGGCGCGCCCGGTCGTCGTGGTCACGGGCCATGCGGCGGAGGCGGTGCGCGCCGCGTTGGCCGGGCTCGACGTCGAGTTCGCCCATAACCCCGATTTCGCGGCGGGCCTGTCCACCTCGCTGCGCACCGGCATCCGCGCGCTGCCGGAGGCGGTTGACCGCGCGGTGGTGATGCTTGGCGACATGCCCGCCATCGAGGGGGCGCTGGTCGACCGGCTGGCGGGGGCCATCGACGTTCCGGCCGGCCGGCTCATCGCCGTGCCGGTGGCGCAGGGGCGGCGCGGCAACCCGGTCGCCTGGTCGCGGCGGATGTTTCCCGCGCTCACCGCGCTGGAAGGCGATATCGGCGCGCGGGAGATCATCGCCGCCAATGCCGGTCTCGTCGCCGAGGTGGCGGCCGAGGGGGAGGCGGTGTTCCTCGACATCGACACGCGCGACGAACTGGAGGCGCTGGCGCTGCACGAACTGGCGGCGCGGGCCGATGTCGACGCCGAGGCGGCATTGGACGGCATGAGGGCCGAAGACGCCTGA
- a CDS encoding esterase-like activity of phytase family protein codes for MRAILLAGVSAAVLALAGALATAEAADAPFNRIGTFNVVDNLPAGADPAKSTAAEIITFTEDGNTLIYSDSPGQRIGFIDITDPAAPKSAGVVALDGEPTTTVVIGSKAYVGVNTSESKAKPSGHLAVVDLATRKVEDKIDLGGQPDSITKSPDGSYLAIAIENERDEDVNDGAIPQMPAGNLTYFQVKNGRVVDESKKVVDLTGLAAVAPEDPEPEYLDINSRNEVVLTLQENNHIVVVDLPTGKVTSHFSAGTVDLDHIDTKKDGVIDLSGSAKGVAREPDTVQWIDDDRFVIANEGDWKGGTRGFSIFDKTGKLVFESGTAPEHMAVRLGHYPDKRNKKGFEMEGAEVATFGDDRLIFVASERGSLVFVYRDKGPGAAPEFLQVLPGGVGPEGLIALPKRDLFVTAAETDLREDGGIGSVVTVYQRQPGAKPAYPTILSADGADGQPIWWSALSGFAADSKQPGTLYAVTDSAYAQARILTVDATATPAKIVAAKVLTKGGEPAKGLDLEGLAVRPEGGFWVVSEGNPEKKEKATQNLLLRVDADGAVAEEIVLPEALAAQATRFGFEGVAVIGSGADETVWIAVQREWKDDPKGFAKLLAYKPATKSWGYVRYPLAKTEKGWVGLSELTPYKDGLIAIERDNLIGPDAKLKKLTFVSLKGVTPAGLGSEAAPPVLAKTEIKDLLPLLQAPKGYVLDKVESFAIDAAGNAFIVTDNDGVDGSSGETQFIGLGKL; via the coding sequence ATGCGCGCGATTCTTCTTGCCGGCGTGTCGGCGGCGGTGCTCGCCCTCGCCGGCGCGTTGGCCACGGCCGAGGCGGCCGACGCACCCTTCAACCGCATCGGCACGTTCAACGTGGTCGACAACCTGCCCGCCGGCGCCGATCCGGCCAAGTCGACCGCCGCCGAGATCATCACCTTCACCGAGGACGGCAACACGCTGATCTACAGCGACAGCCCCGGCCAGCGCATCGGCTTCATCGACATCACCGACCCGGCCGCGCCCAAATCCGCCGGCGTCGTCGCCCTCGACGGCGAGCCGACGACCACGGTGGTGATCGGCAGCAAGGCCTATGTCGGCGTCAACACCTCCGAATCCAAGGCCAAGCCCTCCGGCCATCTGGCGGTGGTCGACCTCGCCACCCGCAAGGTCGAGGACAAGATCGACCTTGGCGGCCAGCCCGATTCGATCACCAAGAGCCCGGACGGCAGCTACCTCGCCATCGCCATCGAGAATGAGCGCGACGAGGACGTGAACGACGGCGCCATCCCGCAGATGCCGGCCGGCAACCTCACCTATTTCCAGGTGAAGAACGGCCGCGTGGTCGACGAGTCCAAGAAGGTCGTGGACCTCACCGGCCTCGCCGCCGTCGCGCCGGAAGACCCGGAGCCGGAATATCTCGACATCAATTCCCGCAACGAGGTCGTGCTCACCCTGCAGGAGAACAACCACATCGTCGTGGTCGACCTGCCCACCGGCAAGGTCACGTCGCATTTCTCCGCCGGCACGGTCGACCTCGACCATATCGACACCAAGAAGGACGGCGTGATCGACCTGTCCGGCTCGGCCAAGGGCGTCGCCCGCGAGCCGGACACCGTGCAGTGGATCGACGACGACCGCTTCGTGATCGCCAATGAGGGCGACTGGAAGGGCGGCACGCGCGGCTTCTCCATCTTCGACAAGACCGGCAAGCTGGTGTTCGAGAGCGGCACGGCGCCGGAACACATGGCGGTGCGTCTCGGCCACTACCCCGACAAGCGCAACAAGAAGGGCTTCGAGATGGAGGGCGCGGAAGTCGCGACCTTCGGCGACGACCGCCTCATCTTCGTCGCCTCCGAGCGCGGCTCGCTGGTGTTCGTCTATCGCGACAAGGGCCCCGGCGCGGCGCCGGAGTTCCTTCAGGTGTTGCCGGGCGGCGTCGGCCCCGAGGGCCTGATCGCCCTGCCCAAGCGCGACCTGTTCGTCACCGCCGCCGAAACCGACCTGCGCGAGGATGGCGGCATCGGCTCGGTCGTGACCGTCTACCAGCGCCAGCCCGGCGCCAAGCCGGCCTATCCGACCATCCTCTCGGCCGACGGCGCGGACGGGCAGCCGATCTGGTGGTCGGCCCTGTCGGGCTTCGCCGCCGATTCCAAGCAGCCGGGCACGCTCTACGCCGTGACCGACAGCGCCTATGCGCAGGCGCGCATCCTCACCGTCGACGCGACCGCCACCCCGGCGAAGATCGTCGCGGCGAAGGTGCTCACCAAGGGCGGCGAGCCGGCCAAGGGTCTCGACCTTGAAGGCCTCGCGGTGCGTCCCGAGGGCGGCTTCTGGGTGGTTTCCGAGGGCAACCCGGAGAAGAAGGAAAAGGCCACGCAGAACCTGCTGCTGCGGGTCGACGCCGACGGCGCCGTCGCCGAGGAGATCGTTCTTCCCGAGGCTCTCGCCGCGCAGGCCACCCGCTTCGGCTTCGAGGGCGTGGCGGTGATCGGCTCCGGCGCCGACGAGACCGTGTGGATCGCCGTGCAGCGCGAGTGGAAGGACGACCCGAAGGGCTTCGCCAAGCTTCTCGCCTACAAGCCGGCGACCAAGAGCTGGGGCTATGTCCGCTACCCGCTCGCCAAGACCGAGAAGGGCTGGGTCGGCCTGTCCGAACTCACCCCCTACAAGGACGGGCTGATCGCCATCGAGCGCGACAACCTCATCGGCCCGGACGCCAAGCTGAAGAAGCTCACCTTCGTCTCGCTCAAGGGCGTGACGCCGGCCGGGCTCGGCAGCGAGGCGGCCCCGCCGGTCCTCGCCAAGACCGAGATCAAGGACCTGCTGCCGCTGCTGCAGGCGCCCAAGGGCTATGTGCTCGACAAGGTCGAGAGCTTCGCCATCGACGCCGCCGGCAATGCCTTCATCGTCACCGACAATGACGGCGTGGACGGCTCCTCCGGCGAGACGCAGTTCATCGGCCTCGGCAAGCTCTGA
- the bcsS gene encoding cellulose biosynthesis protein BcsS yields the protein MLLSPVRIDARPLARPLAAALFAALCPEAAGGELMPASLKDRLYFFSGVDIARDTAYGWAGMAWAPFDRMDREGVRLRGQAGGGHYDYRTQAVPGGWNTGEKQEGEVLAGWQFLRGAHALALYGGVNVVDNRLQYPDPGNPDQGTQFGAKFVVEWFYRIDERRTLSAALAGSTADGTMNARASAGWRAFDWLDLGVEAGATTDWLDESARVGGFLLVPLARQELRVAGGWRWSSDSDDGAYGALSVFMPF from the coding sequence ATGCTCCTTTCGCCCGTGCGTATCGACGCGCGCCCGCTTGCGCGCCCGCTTGCGGCGGCGCTGTTCGCCGCCCTCTGCCCCGAGGCCGCGGGCGGCGAACTCATGCCGGCATCGCTCAAGGACAGGTTGTACTTCTTCTCCGGCGTCGATATCGCGCGGGACACGGCCTATGGCTGGGCCGGCATGGCCTGGGCGCCGTTCGACCGGATGGACCGGGAGGGCGTGCGGCTGCGCGGGCAGGCCGGCGGCGGCCATTATGACTACCGCACGCAGGCGGTCCCCGGCGGCTGGAACACCGGCGAGAAGCAGGAGGGCGAGGTGCTCGCCGGCTGGCAGTTCCTGCGCGGCGCCCACGCGCTGGCGCTCTATGGCGGCGTCAACGTGGTCGACAACCGGCTTCAGTACCCCGACCCCGGCAATCCCGACCAGGGCACGCAGTTCGGCGCCAAATTCGTCGTGGAATGGTTCTACCGGATCGACGAACGCCGCACCCTGTCCGCCGCCCTCGCCGGCTCCACCGCCGACGGCACGATGAACGCCCGCGCCAGCGCCGGCTGGCGGGCCTTCGACTGGCTCGACCTCGGCGTCGAGGCCGGCGCGACCACCGACTGGCTGGACGAGAGCGCCCGGGTCGGCGGGTTTCTTCTCGTTCCGCTCGCGCGGCAGGAGCTGCGCGTCGCCGGCGGCTGGCGCTGGAGCAGCGACAGCGACGACGGCGCCTATGGCGCGCTCTCCGTCTTCATGCCGTTCTGA
- a CDS encoding TRAP transporter large permease subunit: MFISDPALGILMLVLFLILLMLGFPIAFTLMALGVAFGYLSIGDGIFQLFVQRTYSVMANDVLISIPLFLFMGYVIERANILDRLFRAIQLAAGWIPGSLAVATLITCALFATATGIVGAVVTLMGLLAFPAMLRAGYDTKIASGVVCAGGCLGILIPPSVMLILYGATAGVSVVKLYAAAFIPGITLAGMYIAYVVIRAMINPSLAPKLPASERNVPTMTIIWALLTSFFPLVLLIVTVLGCIILGLATPSEAAAVGALGAILLALAYRTFSIEKLKDSVFLTARASAMVCWLFVGSAVFSAVFALLGGQRLVEEFIMGLDLGPIGFLILTQVIIFVLGWPLEWTEIIVIFLPIFLPLLDHFNIDPIFFGVLVALNLQTSFLSPPVAMAPFYLKGVAPKHVSIDEIFSGVMPFIFIVVFAMVLLYTFPNFALWLPNYLYGG, from the coding sequence ATGTTCATCTCCGATCCCGCACTCGGCATTTTGATGCTGGTGCTGTTCCTGATTCTGCTGATGCTCGGCTTCCCGATCGCCTTCACCCTGATGGCGCTCGGCGTGGCCTTCGGCTACCTCTCGATCGGCGACGGCATCTTCCAGCTCTTCGTCCAGCGCACCTATTCGGTGATGGCCAACGACGTGCTGATCTCGATCCCGCTGTTCCTGTTCATGGGCTATGTGATCGAGCGCGCCAACATCCTCGACCGGCTGTTCCGTGCCATCCAGCTCGCCGCCGGCTGGATTCCCGGCTCGCTGGCCGTCGCGACGCTGATCACCTGCGCGCTGTTCGCCACCGCGACCGGCATCGTCGGCGCCGTCGTCACGCTGATGGGCCTTCTGGCCTTCCCGGCCATGCTGCGCGCCGGCTACGACACCAAGATCGCCTCGGGCGTCGTCTGCGCCGGCGGCTGCCTCGGCATCCTGATCCCGCCGAGCGTCATGCTCATCCTCTACGGCGCGACCGCCGGCGTGTCGGTGGTCAAGCTCTACGCCGCCGCCTTCATCCCCGGCATCACGCTGGCGGGCATGTACATCGCCTATGTCGTTATCCGGGCGATGATCAATCCGTCGCTGGCGCCCAAGCTGCCGGCGTCGGAGCGCAACGTCCCGACGATGACCATCATCTGGGCGCTGCTGACCTCCTTCTTCCCGCTCGTCCTGCTGATCGTCACCGTGCTGGGCTGCATCATCCTCGGCCTTGCCACGCCTTCCGAGGCGGCGGCGGTCGGCGCGCTCGGCGCCATCCTGCTGGCGCTGGCCTACCGCACCTTCAGCATCGAGAAGCTCAAGGACTCGGTGTTCCTCACGGCGCGCGCCTCGGCGATGGTCTGCTGGCTGTTCGTGGGCTCGGCGGTGTTCTCCGCCGTCTTCGCCCTGCTCGGCGGCCAGCGCCTGGTGGAAGAGTTCATCATGGGGCTGGACCTGGGCCCGATCGGCTTCCTGATCCTCACCCAGGTGATCATCTTCGTGCTCGGCTGGCCGCTGGAATGGACGGAGATCATCGTGATCTTCCTGCCCATCTTCCTGCCGCTGCTCGACCACTTCAACATCGACCCGATCTTCTTCGGCGTGCTGGTGGCGCTGAACCTGCAGACCTCGTTCCTGTCGCCACCCGTGGCGATGGCTCCCTTCTACCTGAAGGGCGTGGCCCCCAAGCATGTCTCGATCGACGAGATCTTCTCCGGCGTCATGCCCTTCATCTTCATCGTCGTCTTCGCGATGGTGCTGCTCTACACCTTCCCGAACTTCGCGCTCTGGCTGCCCAACTACCTCTATGGCGGCTGA